From a region of the Toxotes jaculatrix isolate fToxJac2 chromosome 7, fToxJac2.pri, whole genome shotgun sequence genome:
- the ccnh gene encoding cyclin-H isoform X2 translates to MFHNSSQRKYWIFKSEDEVEHMRFKANQKFRNKILEGGRPGVSESIFLERHEEDVLFRHYERRLLDFCNAFKPVMPKSVVGTAIMYLRRFYLNNSIMEYHPRIIMLTCAYLSCKVDEFNVSSTQFVGNLLQETPAGQERVLEQILEYELLLIQQLNFHLVVHNPYRPMEGLLIDLKTRYPTLENPESLRKSADDFLTQAAMTDAGLLFPPSQIALTAILNSASRAGLSMESYLTECLGLKEDREALSKMYDSMRRMKTLLKKYELPKPEEVNVYKQRLERIHVEFASSSNKRKRGYEEDGHVAKEPRLAEEVRL, encoded by the exons ATGTTCCACAACAGCTCACAGAGAAAATACTGGATTTTTAAAAGCGAAGATGAAGTTGAGCACATGAGATTCAAGGCCAATCAGAAATTTCGTAACAAGATACTGGAAGGTGGGAGG CCTGGAGTGAGCGAGTCCATCTTCCTGGAGCGTCACGAGGAGGACGTTTTATTTAGACACTATGAGAGGAGGCTGCTGGATTTCTGCAATGCTTTTAAGCCTGTGATGCCCAAGTCTGTGGTG GGTACAGCCATTATGTACTTAAGAAGATTCTACCTGAACAACTCTATTATGGAGTACCACCCTCGGATTATCAT GCTCACTTGTGCATACCTGTCCTGTAAGGTGGATGAGTTCAATGTGTCCAGCACCCAGTTTGTGGGCAACCTTCTGCAGGAGACCCCAGCAGGACAGGAAAGGGTTCTGGAGCAAATCCTGGAGTATGAACTGCTGCTAATCCAACAGCTCAATTTCCACCTGGTGGTCCACAATCCTTACAGACCCATGGAGGGCCTGCTTATTGACCTCAAG ACTAGATACCCCACCCTGGAGAACCCAGAGTCACTGAGGAAGAGTGCAGATGACTTTCTGACACAGGCGGCTATGACTGATGCAGGGTTGCTGTTTCCCCCCTCTCAGATCGCTCTGACAGCTATTCTGAACAGTGCTTCGAGGGCCGGTCTCAGCATGGAGAG CTACCTGACTGAATGCCTGGGActgaaagaggacagagaggctcTCTCAAAGATGTACGACTCCATGAGAA GGATGAAAACCCTCCTGAAGAAGTATGAACTGCCCAAACCGGAGGAAGTGAATGTTTACAAACAGAGGCTGGAGAGGATTCATGTTGAATTTGCCAGTTCGAGCAA CAAACGGAAGCGAGGATATGAAGAAGATGGCCATGTAGCAAAAGAGCCACGTTTGGCAGAAGAGGTGAGACTCTA G
- the ccnh gene encoding cyclin-H isoform X1 — protein MFHNSSQRKYWIFKSEDEVEHMRFKANQKFRNKILEGGRPGVSESIFLERHEEDVLFRHYERRLLDFCNAFKPVMPKSVVGTAIMYLRRFYLNNSIMEYHPRIIMLTCAYLSCKVDEFNVSSTQFVGNLLQETPAGQERVLEQILEYELLLIQQLNFHLVVHNPYRPMEGLLIDLKTRYPTLENPESLRKSADDFLTQAAMTDAGLLFPPSQIALTAILNSASRAGLSMESYLTECLGLKEDREALSKMYDSMRRMKTLLKKYELPKPEEVNVYKQRLERIHVEFASSSNKRKRGYEEDGHVAKEPRLAEEEWTDEDLI, from the exons ATGTTCCACAACAGCTCACAGAGAAAATACTGGATTTTTAAAAGCGAAGATGAAGTTGAGCACATGAGATTCAAGGCCAATCAGAAATTTCGTAACAAGATACTGGAAGGTGGGAGG CCTGGAGTGAGCGAGTCCATCTTCCTGGAGCGTCACGAGGAGGACGTTTTATTTAGACACTATGAGAGGAGGCTGCTGGATTTCTGCAATGCTTTTAAGCCTGTGATGCCCAAGTCTGTGGTG GGTACAGCCATTATGTACTTAAGAAGATTCTACCTGAACAACTCTATTATGGAGTACCACCCTCGGATTATCAT GCTCACTTGTGCATACCTGTCCTGTAAGGTGGATGAGTTCAATGTGTCCAGCACCCAGTTTGTGGGCAACCTTCTGCAGGAGACCCCAGCAGGACAGGAAAGGGTTCTGGAGCAAATCCTGGAGTATGAACTGCTGCTAATCCAACAGCTCAATTTCCACCTGGTGGTCCACAATCCTTACAGACCCATGGAGGGCCTGCTTATTGACCTCAAG ACTAGATACCCCACCCTGGAGAACCCAGAGTCACTGAGGAAGAGTGCAGATGACTTTCTGACACAGGCGGCTATGACTGATGCAGGGTTGCTGTTTCCCCCCTCTCAGATCGCTCTGACAGCTATTCTGAACAGTGCTTCGAGGGCCGGTCTCAGCATGGAGAG CTACCTGACTGAATGCCTGGGActgaaagaggacagagaggctcTCTCAAAGATGTACGACTCCATGAGAA GGATGAAAACCCTCCTGAAGAAGTATGAACTGCCCAAACCGGAGGAAGTGAATGTTTACAAACAGAGGCTGGAGAGGATTCATGTTGAATTTGCCAGTTCGAGCAA CAAACGGAAGCGAGGATATGAAGAAGATGGCCATGTAGCAAAAGAGCCACGTTTGGCAGAAGAG GAATGGACAGATGAAGACCTGATATGA
- the ccnh gene encoding cyclin-H isoform X3 produces MFHNSSQRKYWIFKSEDEVEHMRFKANQKFRNKILEGGRPGVSESIFLERHEEDVLFRHYERRLLDFCNAFKPVMPKSVVGTAIMYLRRFYLNNSIMEYHPRIIMLTCAYLSCKVDEFNVSSTQFVGNLLQETPAGQERVLEQILEYELLLIQQLNFHLVVHNPYRPMEGLLIDLKTRYPTLENPESLRKSADDFLTQAAMTDAGLLFPPSQIALTAILNSASRAGLSMESYLTECLGLKEDREALSKMYDSMRRMKTLLKKYELPKPEEVNVYKQRLERIHVEFASSSNKRKRGYEEDGHVAKEPRLAEEVRL; encoded by the exons ATGTTCCACAACAGCTCACAGAGAAAATACTGGATTTTTAAAAGCGAAGATGAAGTTGAGCACATGAGATTCAAGGCCAATCAGAAATTTCGTAACAAGATACTGGAAGGTGGGAGG CCTGGAGTGAGCGAGTCCATCTTCCTGGAGCGTCACGAGGAGGACGTTTTATTTAGACACTATGAGAGGAGGCTGCTGGATTTCTGCAATGCTTTTAAGCCTGTGATGCCCAAGTCTGTGGTG GGTACAGCCATTATGTACTTAAGAAGATTCTACCTGAACAACTCTATTATGGAGTACCACCCTCGGATTATCAT GCTCACTTGTGCATACCTGTCCTGTAAGGTGGATGAGTTCAATGTGTCCAGCACCCAGTTTGTGGGCAACCTTCTGCAGGAGACCCCAGCAGGACAGGAAAGGGTTCTGGAGCAAATCCTGGAGTATGAACTGCTGCTAATCCAACAGCTCAATTTCCACCTGGTGGTCCACAATCCTTACAGACCCATGGAGGGCCTGCTTATTGACCTCAAG ACTAGATACCCCACCCTGGAGAACCCAGAGTCACTGAGGAAGAGTGCAGATGACTTTCTGACACAGGCGGCTATGACTGATGCAGGGTTGCTGTTTCCCCCCTCTCAGATCGCTCTGACAGCTATTCTGAACAGTGCTTCGAGGGCCGGTCTCAGCATGGAGAG CTACCTGACTGAATGCCTGGGActgaaagaggacagagaggctcTCTCAAAGATGTACGACTCCATGAGAA GGATGAAAACCCTCCTGAAGAAGTATGAACTGCCCAAACCGGAGGAAGTGAATGTTTACAAACAGAGGCTGGAGAGGATTCATGTTGAATTTGCCAGTTCGAGCAA CAAACGGAAGCGAGGATATGAAGAAGATGGCCATGTAGCAAAAGAGCCACGTTTGGCAGAAGAGGTGAGACTCTAG